A single Prevotella sp. E15-22 DNA region contains:
- a CDS encoding TatD family hydrolase produces the protein MEKAVMYVDTHCHLDGEEFNADREEVMQRAREAGCQAIFLPAIDMPSSQRILHLCQQYPNYLYPMVGLHPEEVRGDWREQLGAIKQLFTPQVIAIGEVGLDFYWSREFEKEQLEAFEEQVRWSIDMQLPLMIHCRKAQNEMVSILKKYAQDLPGGVFHCFTGNEKEAAELLRFDRFVLGVGGVLTFKKSHLPDVLPQVVPLDRIVLETDAPYMAPVPMRGQRNEPSYVQYVLQRMAEAYGINEEELARKTNENVVRVFDVKI, from the coding sequence ATGGAGAAGGCTGTGATGTATGTTGATACGCATTGCCATTTGGATGGCGAAGAATTTAATGCGGATAGGGAAGAGGTGATGCAGAGAGCGCGTGAGGCTGGCTGTCAGGCAATCTTCCTTCCTGCCATAGACATGCCGTCTTCTCAGCGTATTTTGCATCTTTGCCAGCAATATCCTAATTACCTTTATCCTATGGTTGGCTTGCATCCTGAGGAAGTTCGTGGTGATTGGCGCGAACAGTTGGGTGCCATCAAACAGCTCTTTACACCTCAGGTAATAGCTATAGGTGAGGTGGGGCTAGATTTCTATTGGAGCCGTGAGTTTGAGAAAGAGCAGTTGGAAGCTTTTGAGGAACAAGTCCGTTGGTCTATTGACATGCAGTTGCCTTTGATGATTCATTGTCGCAAAGCACAGAACGAGATGGTTTCCATACTCAAGAAGTATGCCCAAGATTTGCCAGGAGGAGTATTTCATTGTTTCACAGGCAATGAGAAGGAAGCTGCGGAGTTGTTGCGGTTTGACCGTTTCGTTTTAGGTGTTGGCGGGGTGTTGACGTTTAAAAAGAGTCACCTGCCTGATGTCCTTCCGCAGGTCGTTCCTCTTGATCGTATTGTTCTTGAGACGGATGCTCCCTATATGGCACCCGTGCCGATGCGTGGACAGCGTAATGAGCCTTCCTATGTTCAGTATGTACTGCAGCGCATGGCCGAAGCTTATGGTATAAACGAGGAAGAATTAGCAAGAAAAACCAACGAGAATGTCGTACGTGTCTTTGATGTAAAAATATAA
- a CDS encoding polyprenyl synthetase family protein: MMTSAEILKVVNQGLESLSYNRKPTSLYEPIRYVLSLGGKRIRPVLMLLSYNLFKDNPETILMPALGLETYHNYTLLHDDLMDNADVRRGCPTVHKKWDANTAILSGDSMLVLAYQRVAQCEAQFLPQVLHLFTETALEIGEGQQFDMDFESRCDVTEDEYIEMIRLKTSVLLACALKMGALLAGASDKDADLLYQFGEKIGLAFQLQDDLLDVYGNPKVFGKAIGGDITSNKKTYMLINAVNRANDAQRAELLKWIEAKQFDRAEKVAAVTRLYDEIGIRQLCEEKINFYFEQGKQLLEQVNVSSDRKEVLRQYTNAMMHREK, translated from the coding sequence ATGATGACTTCTGCTGAGATTTTAAAAGTGGTGAATCAAGGTTTGGAATCCTTGTCTTACAATCGTAAGCCAACATCTCTTTATGAACCTATCCGTTATGTGCTTTCTTTGGGTGGAAAGCGTATTCGTCCAGTATTGATGTTGTTGAGTTATAATCTCTTTAAGGATAATCCTGAGACGATCCTAATGCCTGCTTTGGGTTTAGAGACTTATCATAACTATACATTACTCCATGACGACCTGATGGATAATGCTGATGTACGTCGAGGCTGTCCTACTGTTCACAAGAAATGGGATGCAAATACAGCTATCCTCAGTGGCGACTCTATGCTGGTATTGGCATATCAGCGTGTGGCTCAGTGTGAGGCGCAGTTCTTGCCACAGGTTCTTCATCTTTTCACAGAAACAGCATTGGAGATAGGTGAAGGACAACAATTTGATATGGATTTTGAATCGCGTTGCGATGTGACAGAAGATGAATATATTGAGATGATTCGTCTGAAGACAAGTGTTTTGCTGGCTTGTGCGCTGAAAATGGGCGCTCTTCTTGCTGGCGCTTCTGACAAGGATGCTGATTTGCTTTATCAGTTTGGAGAGAAAATTGGTCTAGCCTTTCAGTTGCAAGACGATCTGCTGGATGTCTATGGCAATCCGAAAGTTTTTGGAAAGGCTATTGGTGGCGATATCACTTCCAATAAGAAAACCTACATGCTCATTAATGCTGTGAACCGTGCTAACGATGCTCAGCGTGCCGAATTGTTGAAATGGATAGAGGCAAAACAGTTTGACCGTGCCGAGAAGGTGGCAGCTGTAACGCGCCTTTATGATGAGATAGGAATTCGCCAACTTTGCGAGGAAAAGATTAACTTCTATTTTGAACAAGGCAAACAGTTGTTGGAGCAGGTAAATGTTTCAAGTGATCGCAAGGAAGTGCTTCGTCAATATACAAATGCTATGATGCATCGCGAGAAGTAA
- a CDS encoding energy transducer TonB: MEAKKSRKADLERGWFGRFALGLIVALSCMFVGLNYSVEPDDPLDDPDLLDMFSMDEDLSSLMRPENELELAPKAEPEPAKKLVVADEEKQSEPLSDDEPVETDMNNDMSALDDEEQDNSKPEEDEVISFRVVEDLPQFPGGAVEMMKWLQRNLKYPPVVQERKIQGKVVAEFIVNKDGSLTDFKVVKSLNSMCDREVLRVLRMMPRWTAGVQNDQPCRTKVCIPVVFKM; the protein is encoded by the coding sequence ATGGAAGCGAAGAAAAGTAGAAAAGCTGATTTGGAGCGCGGATGGTTCGGAAGATTCGCGTTAGGCCTGATTGTTGCGCTTTCATGCATGTTTGTAGGCCTAAACTACAGCGTCGAACCCGACGACCCTTTGGACGATCCGGATTTGTTGGATATGTTCTCTATGGACGAGGACCTGTCGTCATTGATGCGTCCGGAAAATGAACTGGAATTGGCTCCCAAAGCAGAACCAGAACCCGCCAAGAAACTAGTGGTTGCTGACGAGGAGAAGCAAAGCGAACCATTGTCGGATGACGAGCCTGTGGAGACGGATATGAACAACGATATGAGTGCCTTGGACGATGAAGAACAGGATAATTCCAAACCAGAAGAGGACGAGGTGATTAGTTTCCGTGTGGTGGAAGACTTGCCTCAGTTTCCTGGAGGCGCTGTCGAGATGATGAAATGGCTGCAACGCAATCTGAAGTATCCTCCTGTAGTTCAGGAACGTAAGATACAGGGCAAGGTTGTTGCTGAGTTTATTGTCAATAAAGATGGGTCTTTGACTGATTTCAAGGTTGTTAAATCACTCAATTCTATGTGTGATCGTGAGGTGTTGCGAGTGTTACGTATGATGCCTCGTTGGACTGCAGGCGTACAAAACGACCAGCCTTGTCGTACAAAGGTTTGTATTCCTGTCGTTTTTAAAATGTAA
- the porQ gene encoding type IX secretion system protein PorQ, whose protein sequence is MKKVVLTTAITLLALHTEAQDSQTVFNFLRLPISAHAAALGGDNISLCDDDASLVFHNPALVNNVSDRTLGLNMMTYMQGSVTGSASYSQAFGSRGTWGLQGRFINYGEMKETTYDNQQTGTFNAKDFAVGGTFAYGLTEHINGGITAKMVASYIGHNNSIAAAVDLGLNYYDANTEWSIGAVARNLGGQLTAYEDDFERMPLDLQVGITKRLIGSPLRFSATLVRLNDWQYGIGKHLVLGADLMLSNQFYIAAGYNAMRASEMKIADGQDKSGESSGGSSHGAALSLGAGMTLERLSLHIAYGKYHVSSASLMINFSYIL, encoded by the coding sequence ATGAAGAAAGTAGTTCTTACCACAGCCATCACGTTGCTTGCACTTCACACAGAGGCGCAGGACAGCCAGACTGTTTTCAACTTTCTAAGACTACCCATCAGCGCCCATGCCGCAGCATTAGGAGGCGACAATATTTCATTATGCGACGATGATGCGTCACTGGTGTTCCATAATCCCGCACTTGTCAACAATGTCAGCGACCGCACTTTAGGTCTCAATATGATGACATACATGCAAGGATCTGTCACTGGAAGTGCATCTTATTCACAAGCCTTTGGAAGCCGTGGTACTTGGGGACTTCAAGGGCGTTTCATCAACTATGGCGAAATGAAGGAAACGACCTACGACAACCAACAAACAGGAACATTTAATGCTAAAGACTTTGCCGTTGGCGGAACTTTCGCATACGGACTCACAGAACATATCAATGGCGGCATTACTGCCAAAATGGTTGCCTCGTATATCGGTCATAACAATTCCATAGCGGCAGCTGTAGACTTAGGCCTCAACTACTACGACGCCAATACCGAATGGAGCATTGGAGCCGTAGCCCGCAATTTGGGCGGACAACTAACGGCCTATGAGGATGATTTTGAGCGCATGCCCCTTGACCTCCAAGTAGGTATCACCAAGCGCCTCATTGGCTCACCTTTACGTTTCTCCGCTACATTAGTACGCCTAAATGATTGGCAATACGGAATAGGAAAACATCTTGTATTGGGAGCTGACCTGATGTTATCTAATCAATTCTACATAGCAGCTGGATACAATGCTATGCGAGCCTCAGAAATGAAGATTGCAGACGGTCAAGATAAGAGCGGAGAAAGTTCTGGTGGCAGTTCTCATGGCGCAGCACTTTCGTTGGGTGCTGGCATGACGCTTGAGCGACTTTCCCTTCACATTGCTTATGGAAAATACCATGTAAGCAGCGCATCCTTGATGATTAACTTCTCGTATATATTATGA
- the cmk gene encoding (d)CMP kinase, which produces MKKITIAIDGHSSCGKSTMAKDLARKVGYVYVDTGAMYRCVTLFALRNNLFNADGSVLEEQLRQAMPEINIDQRLIDGKTTTFLNGENVELEIRNLEVSNHVSPIAAIPFVRTALVAQQQKMGLEGGIVMDGRDIGTTVFPNAELKIFVTASAEVRAQRRFEELQAKGMPADYADILKNVQERDYIDSHRDVSPLHQADDAILLDNSHMTIEEQNNWLMEQFEKASKA; this is translated from the coding sequence ATGAAAAAAATTACTATAGCTATTGATGGTCATTCGTCGTGCGGAAAAAGCACAATGGCCAAAGACTTGGCCCGCAAAGTGGGTTATGTATATGTTGATACTGGTGCCATGTATCGTTGTGTCACGCTGTTTGCCTTACGCAACAATCTGTTTAATGCCGACGGCAGCGTACTTGAGGAGCAATTGCGCCAGGCCATGCCAGAAATTAATATTGACCAGCGACTGATTGATGGCAAAACCACCACGTTTCTTAATGGCGAGAATGTGGAACTTGAGATTCGTAATCTTGAAGTAAGCAATCACGTAAGTCCCATCGCTGCCATCCCTTTTGTACGTACAGCACTCGTAGCTCAGCAACAGAAGATGGGATTGGAAGGTGGCATCGTGATGGATGGTCGCGACATTGGCACCACTGTATTCCCCAATGCCGAACTGAAAATCTTTGTGACGGCCTCAGCAGAGGTACGTGCCCAGCGCCGTTTTGAAGAGTTGCAAGCGAAAGGCATGCCTGCCGACTATGCTGATATTCTAAAAAATGTGCAGGAGCGCGACTACATCGATTCACATCGTGACGTATCTCCCCTCCACCAGGCTGACGATGCCATTTTGCTCGACAATAGTCACATGACCATTGAAGAACAGAACAATTGGCTGATGGAACAGTTTGAGAAAGCTTCTAAAGCTTAA
- a CDS encoding S8 family serine peptidase gives MKNRYLIVLLWLLSMTVFAQRPQYAKMSPLLRRLTHSSTNVRRLSPSVQPTSVCAFVKVDDGGDEVLQQKGCQILTRVGQIRIVNIPISQLGALSLDRRILRMEARQGTQLTNDQMAAHLNALPAYVGQNLPQAFSGQGVVVGVMDVGFDLTHPTFFSNDTTQYRIHRLWDMVTQDTIGSQLFVGRDYVGRDALLSLGHSRDGLDLTHGTHTTGTAAGSGWQSAYRGMAPEADICLVANAVVDDYVYIDSADIYKYTFATDALGFKYLFDYANSVGKPCVVSFSEGSMQDFWGYDQLYYELLDSLVGPGRIIVSAAGNNAWLKSWFRKPVGQVSMGTFVIHPEQDMLLTFKASRHFRLRFVTYSAQRDTLEVSTSDVLAQPDSVLYVASQSGEQVLSVMTEAYPSCYDSQEVCYDVTLSSSKGVGMECPVSVEVLGREADVECYRMNGQMVANDLNPLLNAGDGSHSILSPSSAPCVICVGATSYRDSIQNLNGEWKKYWPGHGGVRVEPSSVGPTFDGRMKPDVMAPGNNIISSYSSYYMESHPNNRDLTWNVECFDFKGRTYAWNSNSGTSMACPAVAGAIALWLQAKPDLTPDEIKTVLSHTARHYDESLLWPNNEYGYGEIDVYRGLLYILGIDGVPAISQQHTKARVFSSGKQVRVVLPELLSAPLNICIYNMSGHLVKATALDAGQTDYAVPVSYLPSGIYAVQINGSSKYDGSTLIKL, from the coding sequence TTGAAAAATAGATATCTGATTGTCCTGTTGTGGTTGCTGAGCATGACTGTTTTTGCCCAGCGACCTCAGTATGCGAAGATGTCACCTTTATTACGCCGTTTGACGCATTCATCGACAAATGTCAGACGTCTTTCTCCTTCCGTTCAGCCTACCTCTGTCTGTGCCTTCGTGAAGGTGGACGATGGCGGTGATGAAGTTCTCCAGCAGAAAGGATGCCAGATACTGACTCGTGTCGGACAGATACGAATCGTGAATATACCGATTAGTCAGTTGGGTGCTCTTTCGCTCGATCGTCGCATTCTGAGAATGGAGGCCAGGCAGGGCACACAACTGACGAACGACCAGATGGCTGCCCATCTGAATGCCTTGCCTGCATACGTCGGTCAGAATCTGCCTCAGGCTTTTTCTGGACAAGGGGTTGTTGTTGGTGTGATGGATGTGGGGTTCGATCTGACTCATCCCACATTCTTTAGTAATGATACCACACAATACCGTATCCACCGACTGTGGGATATGGTGACACAGGACACTATTGGTAGTCAGTTGTTTGTCGGCCGTGATTATGTTGGTCGTGATGCGCTCTTATCATTAGGTCATTCGCGCGATGGTCTAGATCTGACTCATGGCACACATACTACAGGTACTGCGGCTGGTAGCGGCTGGCAATCAGCCTATCGCGGCATGGCGCCCGAAGCTGATATTTGTTTGGTGGCGAATGCTGTCGTGGACGATTATGTTTATATCGATTCTGCTGATATCTATAAATATACCTTTGCCACAGACGCATTGGGCTTTAAGTATCTGTTTGATTATGCTAACAGTGTCGGAAAACCTTGTGTGGTCTCATTTAGTGAAGGGTCTATGCAGGATTTTTGGGGCTATGATCAGTTGTACTATGAACTGCTTGATAGTCTTGTAGGACCAGGACGTATCATTGTGTCGGCAGCAGGAAACAATGCGTGGCTGAAGTCGTGGTTTCGAAAACCAGTAGGCCAAGTCTCTATGGGAACGTTCGTTATTCATCCTGAACAGGATATGTTGCTGACATTTAAAGCTTCACGTCATTTCCGTTTACGCTTCGTTACCTATTCTGCCCAACGTGATACACTTGAAGTGAGTACTTCCGATGTTTTGGCTCAGCCAGACTCCGTGCTTTACGTTGCCTCACAGAGTGGAGAACAGGTTCTCTCTGTTATGACGGAGGCTTATCCATCATGCTATGATTCCCAGGAAGTTTGTTATGATGTTACGTTGTCCTCGTCAAAAGGTGTCGGTATGGAGTGTCCTGTGTCTGTCGAAGTGCTCGGACGTGAGGCCGATGTGGAGTGCTATCGGATGAATGGTCAAATGGTGGCTAACGATTTGAATCCTTTGCTCAATGCGGGAGATGGATCACATAGCATCCTTTCGCCTTCTAGTGCACCATGTGTCATCTGTGTAGGTGCTACATCTTATCGCGATAGTATTCAAAACCTAAATGGCGAGTGGAAAAAGTACTGGCCAGGACACGGAGGTGTGCGTGTGGAGCCATCGTCGGTCGGTCCTACTTTTGATGGACGTATGAAGCCGGACGTGATGGCACCTGGTAATAATATTATCTCGTCATACAGTTCTTATTATATGGAGAGTCATCCAAACAACAGAGACTTGACGTGGAATGTGGAGTGCTTTGATTTTAAAGGACGTACTTATGCCTGGAACAGTAACAGTGGCACTTCAATGGCATGTCCGGCTGTGGCTGGTGCAATCGCTTTATGGTTGCAGGCAAAGCCGGATTTGACTCCTGACGAGATAAAGACTGTGCTGAGTCATACCGCCCGTCATTATGATGAGTCATTGTTATGGCCCAACAACGAATATGGCTATGGTGAGATAGATGTTTATCGTGGACTATTATATATATTAGGTATAGATGGCGTTCCTGCTATTTCGCAGCAGCATACGAAGGCCCGTGTCTTTAGTTCTGGAAAACAAGTTCGTGTTGTGTTGCCAGAATTGTTGTCTGCACCTTTAAATATATGTATATATAATATGAGCGGTCACCTTGTGAAGGCAACCGCTCTTGATGCAGGGCAGACGGACTATGCCGTTCCTGTTAGTTATCTTCCTTCTGGAATCTATGCTGTCCAAATCAATGGTTCTTCAAAATATGATGGATCAACATTGATTAAGCTTTAG
- a CDS encoding 4-hydroxy-3-methylbut-2-enyl diphosphate reductase, translating to MIQIEIDTGSGFCFGVTTAIKKAEEELAQGETLYCLGDIVHNGMECERLRQMGLVTINHEDLKNLHDVKVLLRAHGEPPATYELARKNNIEIIDATCPVVLKLQNRIKQQYERGAAQIVIFGKKGHAEVLGLVGQTESSAIVIENFDEVKRLDFSRDIYLYSQTTKSLDEFHRITEYIQSHISSDATFQSFDTICRSVANRMPNISQFAARHDLILFVCGRKSSNGKVLYNECLRVNPNTHLIEGPEEIKPLWLKNIETVGICGATSTPKWLMEQCRDKLLSIEK from the coding sequence ATGATACAAATAGAGATAGATACGGGTAGTGGTTTCTGCTTTGGCGTGACCACTGCCATCAAGAAAGCTGAGGAGGAACTGGCACAGGGAGAAACGCTTTATTGCTTAGGTGATATTGTTCATAATGGCATGGAGTGTGAACGGCTGAGGCAGATGGGACTTGTTACTATTAACCATGAGGATTTAAAGAATCTACACGATGTGAAGGTATTGCTGCGTGCGCATGGTGAACCTCCCGCAACTTATGAGCTGGCGCGGAAGAATAATATCGAAATTATCGATGCTACATGTCCTGTGGTGTTGAAGTTGCAGAATCGTATCAAACAACAGTATGAGCGAGGTGCCGCACAGATTGTGATCTTTGGTAAGAAAGGTCATGCTGAGGTGCTGGGACTCGTTGGACAAACGGAGTCGTCTGCCATTGTCATAGAGAACTTCGATGAGGTGAAAAGACTTGACTTCTCTCGCGACATCTATCTATATAGTCAGACAACGAAGTCGCTTGATGAGTTTCATCGTATCACGGAGTATATCCAAAGTCATATCTCGTCTGATGCTACATTCCAGAGTTTTGATACCATCTGCCGATCGGTGGCAAACCGCATGCCGAATATCTCGCAGTTTGCAGCGCGTCATGACTTGATTCTCTTTGTTTGTGGAAGAAAGAGTAGTAACGGAAAAGTACTGTACAATGAGTGCTTGCGCGTGAATCCTAATACCCATTTGATAGAAGGGCCTGAGGAGATAAAGCCGTTGTGGCTGAAGAATATTGAAACTGTTGGCATCTGTGGGGCTACTTCTACACCGAAATGGCTCATGGAACAATGCCGTGATAAACTGTTGAGCATTGAAAAATAG
- the meaB gene encoding methylmalonyl Co-A mutase-associated GTPase MeaB, with protein MEHPENSSEYAGLQVNSGVEQPSIVNPYLKRNRFRRRELSVADMVEGIVKGDVTILSQAVTLIESMNPSHQAKAQEVIEKCLPYSGNSVRIGISGVPGAGKSTSIDEFGIHLLKEKGGRLAVLAIDPSSERSKGSILGDKTRMEKLAIHPDSFIRPSPSAGSLGGVARKTRETIILCEAAGFDKIFVETVGVGQSETACHSMVDFFLLIQVAGTGDELQGIKRGIMEISDGIVINKCDGDNVDRCQMAATNFRNALHFFPMPESGWLPKVLCYSGFYGTGVKEIWDMIYEYFDFVKANGYFDYRRSEQAKYWMYETINEQLRQDFYQNAQIQEQLRVAEQMVLQGHKTSFVAAGDLLKQYFDSLRG; from the coding sequence ATGGAACATCCCGAGAATAGTAGTGAATATGCAGGTCTGCAGGTGAATAGTGGCGTCGAACAGCCTTCTATAGTCAATCCTTATCTGAAGCGTAACCGATTCCGTCGACGTGAATTGTCGGTGGCTGATATGGTTGAGGGTATCGTGAAAGGTGATGTTACTATTCTCAGTCAGGCGGTGACGCTGATAGAGAGCATGAATCCCAGTCATCAAGCCAAGGCTCAGGAGGTCATAGAAAAATGTCTTCCTTATAGTGGAAACAGCGTGCGTATTGGTATCAGTGGCGTTCCAGGCGCAGGCAAGTCTACTTCTATTGATGAGTTTGGTATTCATTTACTGAAGGAGAAGGGTGGACGACTGGCAGTATTAGCTATCGACCCTTCGTCAGAACGTTCCAAGGGAAGCATCTTGGGAGATAAGACGCGTATGGAGAAGCTGGCTATTCATCCCGATTCCTTTATCCGTCCTAGTCCGTCGGCAGGTTCATTGGGTGGCGTGGCTCGCAAGACACGTGAGACCATTATCCTTTGTGAGGCAGCTGGCTTCGATAAGATATTCGTTGAGACTGTGGGTGTTGGCCAGAGCGAGACGGCCTGTCATTCGATGGTTGATTTCTTCCTGCTTATTCAGGTGGCTGGCACTGGTGATGAACTTCAGGGCATCAAGCGTGGCATTATGGAAATATCGGATGGTATTGTCATAAACAAGTGTGATGGCGATAATGTGGACCGCTGTCAGATGGCGGCAACCAATTTCCGCAATGCCCTGCATTTCTTTCCGATGCCCGAGAGTGGGTGGTTGCCCAAGGTGTTGTGTTATAGCGGTTTCTATGGTACGGGTGTGAAGGAGATCTGGGATATGATTTATGAATACTTCGACTTTGTGAAAGCCAATGGCTATTTTGACTATCGTCGTAGTGAGCAGGCTAAGTACTGGATGTATGAGACCATCAACGAGCAGTTACGTCAGGACTTTTACCAGAACGCCCAGATACAGGAGCAGTTGAGAGTGGCAGAGCAGATGGTGTTACAAGGGCACAAGACGAGTTTCGTGGCAGCAGGTGATTTGCTGAAACAATACTTTGATAGTTTGAGAGGATGA
- a CDS encoding DUF1573 domain-containing protein has translation MKKLFIIMGLSMATIAINAQRIVTKTPVINVGKTGFEVPVTATFELRNRGSRHLTIREVKTDCGCTQVDYPKKSISGGDRFTISMTYDARLLGHFTKQMAVYRVGSEEPVILKMQGIVVPEMTDYSKNYPYAFGDLLADVNNVEFDNVNKGDHPEVEIRVLNSGSSVMTPNIQHLPPYLTAMATPETLTPGKTGKVILTLNTEKVQDFGLTQTTVYLAERLGEKVSSETELPVSVVLSPNTTLYAGGNKQYAPKMELSVDSLSLGRLGGKNRKSGVITITNTGRTALNISSLQMFTKGMKVTLDKRELQPRETAKLKIAVTDRNQLLKARQKPRVLMITNDPDHSKVVIKVNVK, from the coding sequence ATGAAAAAACTCTTTATTATAATGGGCCTCAGTATGGCCACCATTGCTATTAATGCTCAGAGAATAGTTACCAAGACACCAGTCATCAACGTAGGAAAAACGGGTTTCGAAGTTCCCGTAACAGCCACGTTTGAACTGAGAAACAGGGGCAGTCGCCATCTGACTATTCGTGAGGTGAAGACTGATTGTGGCTGTACGCAGGTGGATTATCCGAAGAAAAGTATTAGTGGCGGTGATCGGTTTACAATCTCGATGACCTATGATGCGCGACTGCTGGGCCACTTTACGAAACAGATGGCGGTGTATAGGGTAGGGTCTGAAGAACCAGTTATCTTGAAAATGCAAGGCATTGTGGTACCCGAGATGACGGACTATTCGAAAAACTATCCTTATGCGTTTGGCGATTTGTTGGCCGACGTGAATAACGTGGAGTTCGATAATGTGAATAAGGGAGATCATCCAGAGGTTGAGATTCGTGTGCTGAATAGTGGTAGTTCGGTGATGACGCCTAATATCCAGCATTTGCCTCCTTATCTCACAGCTATGGCTACCCCCGAGACATTAACACCAGGTAAGACGGGTAAGGTGATCCTAACATTGAACACCGAAAAAGTTCAGGACTTTGGACTGACGCAGACTACAGTTTATCTGGCAGAGCGACTTGGAGAAAAGGTTAGCTCTGAAACAGAATTGCCTGTGTCGGTTGTACTATCGCCTAATACCACGCTCTATGCGGGTGGAAACAAACAGTATGCTCCAAAGATGGAACTGTCCGTTGACTCGCTTTCATTGGGCAGGCTGGGAGGTAAGAATCGTAAGAGCGGTGTCATTACAATTACAAACACCGGTCGCACGGCTCTTAATATCTCATCGCTGCAGATGTTTACTAAGGGTATGAAGGTGACGCTTGATAAACGTGAGTTGCAACCTCGCGAAACAGCAAAGCTGAAGATTGCCGTGACCGATAGAAACCAGTTGTTGAAGGCCCGTCAGAAACCACGTGTGTTAATGATAACCAACGACCCAGACCATTCGAAGGTGGTGATAAAGGTTAATGTGAAATAA